A region of Diceros bicornis minor isolate mBicDic1 chromosome 31, mDicBic1.mat.cur, whole genome shotgun sequence DNA encodes the following proteins:
- the EFEMP2 gene encoding EGF-containing fibulin-like extracellular matrix protein 2 produces the protein MLPFASCLPGSLLLWALLLLLLGAASPQDSEEPDSYTECTDGYEWDPDSQHCRDVNECLTIPEACKGEMKCINHYGGYLCLPRSAAVINDLHGEGPPPPVPPAQHPNPCLAGYEPDDQERCVDVDECAQDLHDCRPSQECHNLPGSYQCTCPDGYRKIGPECVDIDECRYRYCQHRCVNLPGSFRCQCEPGFQLGPNNRSCVDVNECDMGAPCEQRCFNSYGTFLCRCHQGYELHRDGFSCSDIDECSYSSYLCQYRCVNEPGRFSCHCPQGYQLLATRLCQDIDECESGAHQCSEAQTCVNFHGGYRCVDTNRCVEPYVQVSDNRCLCPASNPLCREQPSSIVHRYMSITSERSVPADVFQIQATSVYPGAYNAFQIRAGNSQGDFYIRQINNVSAMLVLARPVTGPREYVLDLEMVTMNSLMSYRASSVLRLTVFVGAYTF, from the exons aTGCTCCCCTTCGCCTCCTGCCTCCCCGGGTCTCTACTGCTCTGGGCGCTGCTGCTGTTGCTCTTGGGGGCAGCCTCTCCCCAGGATTCGGAGGAGCCTGACAGCTACACG GAATGCACAGATGGTTATGAGTGGGACCCGGACAGCCAGCACTGCCGGG ATGTCAATGAGTGCCTGACCATCCCGGAGGCCTGCAAGGGGGAGATGAAATGCATCAACCACTATGGGGGCTACTTGTGCCTGCCCCGCTCGGCTGCCGTCATCAACGACCTGCACGGCGAGGGACCCCCACCACCAGTGCCCCCTGCTCAACACCCCAACCCCTGCCTAGCAGGCTATGAGCCTGATGATCAGGAGAGGTGTGTGG ACGTGGACGAGTGTGCCCAGGACCTGCACGACTGCCGCCCCAGCCAGGAGTGCCATAACCTGCCTGGCTCCTACCAGTGCACCTGCCCCGACGGCTACCGCAAGATTGGGCCTGAATGTGTGG ATATAGATGAGTGCCGCTACCGCTACTGCCAGCACCGCTGCGTGAACCTGCCTGGCTCTTTTCGCTGCCAGTGCGAGCCGGGCTTCCAGCTGGGGCCCAACAACCGCTCCTGTGTGG ATGTGAACGAATGTGACATGGGGGCTCCATGCGAGCAGCGCTGCTTCAACTCCTATGGGACCTTCCTGTGTCGCTGCCACCAGGGCTATGAGCTGCACCGGGATGGGTTCTCCtgcagtg ATATTGATGAGTGCAGCTACTCCAGTTACCTCTGCCAGTACCGCTGTGTCAACGAGCCAGGCCGCTTCTCCTGCCACTGTCCGCAGGGCTATCAGCTGCTGGCCACGCGCCTCTGCCAAG ACATTGACGAGTGCGAGTCGGGTGCGCACCAGTGCTCCGAGGCCCAAACTTGTGTCAACTTCCATGGGGGCTACCGTTGCGTGGACACCAACCGCTGCGTGGAGCCCTACGTCCAAGTGTCTGACAA TCGCTGCCTCTGTCCGGCCTCCAACCCGCTGTGCCGGGAGCAGCCCTCGTCCATCGTGCACCGCTACATGAGCATCACCTCCGAGCGGAGCGTGCCTGCCGACGTGTTCCAGATCCAAGCAACCTCCGTCTACCCCGGCGCCTACAATGCCTTTCAGATCCGTGCCGGAAACTCGCAGGGGGACTTCTACATTAGG CAAATCAACAATGTCAGCGCCATGCTGGTCCTCGCCCGGCCCGTGACAGGCCCCCGGGAGTACGTGCTGGACCTCGAGATGGTCACCATGAACTCCCTCATGAGCTACCGGGCCAGCTCTGTACTGAGACTCACCGTCTTCGTGGGGGCCTACACCTTCTGA